The nucleotide window ACCCCCTGTTTCAGGAGTTTAATTTCTCCGTCCGATGATGGTTGGAATATAAACGCCTTACCACTTCCTTGAATGTACACTCTCTCCACACTCAGAAACTCAGAAGCGGCCGTTCCAAGAGTTGTGGTTGCTATTATAGTAAGTAACAATACAAACACAACTTTTGTTTTCATGTCTTACACCTCACAAAGTTCGTCAATTTAGTTTAGGAATTATTATATATAAAATTTACTATCGAAAGTAGATAATAAACGGCCGTCTTTAATCCATACAGTCTGGGCGTAATTCTGTGGAATATTATGTTCATCGGGAGTCATTTGTTGTGGATAATACTCTTCACCATCCTGTAGAACCTGTAAGTTTTCCCTTCGAGCTCAACGCCGTGCTCCCTCTCAATGGAGTATCCGAGCTTTTTGTAGACCGCTATCGCTATCTCGTTGTCCTTTTCCACGTCGAGTGCCATTCTTTCGGCTATGGCCCAAATCCAAGTCCATTGACTCTCCGTCTAAGTACTTCTCGAGCCTCCTTGATTCTGAAGTTCCCAATGATAATATGCGTGGTTTTTCTTTTCGTCCGTATGATTAACTCAGTTCTATCCCCTTTGTGTCTTACTATGACCTTTAAGGGAATGTAGTTATCCAGATAGCGCTTTATCATTATTGGCACAAACGTTACTGTCCCAAGGATAGGTGTCAACACTATTAAAATGGGCACCAGCGAACCGGCTGTCATTATTATCCCACCATTCCTGTTGTTTACTATGGCTGAGAGGTATTAATCCTTTGCGCTGGAGCGTTCAGATTTACCTTCCACTCTAGTTCTCACCAGCTTGAGATCTGGCTTTTTTGATAGTGTTCCTCCTTTAAGAAATGCTCGTAAGAGTACATTCACCCACAAGCCATGATATGATGGAAACCAGGGTACCTTCCGAAAGCTTCGCCCTTCAGGGCGGGGAGGAAGTCAGACAGTCTTCAAGCATCTTCCCATGTCTCTCGCAGAGCCCCTTTACCCTTTTTATCTCCTCCGTCGTGTGGCAATTGTGGAGCATGCACTTATTGTCTTCGCAGAAGACTTCTTCATGCTTGAAATACGCGTAGAACTGGAGGAGAAGCATCTTGAGAACTTTGCCGACATCGATGTCAATGACATCTTCAAAACCAAAGGAGAGCTTTATATAATATTGAGGCGGCTTCGCAGGGGCGTAGAGTATACCCTTGAGTGAGATTATCGCCGCCGGCCCCATAACAATCATTCTGAGGTGGTATCTTCCATCCTCGTCAAACGTGGCAATAAGTCTGTCCGTAATGAGAACTGTCGGTTTGGAGACGTCAACATCGAGGCAGAAGTGCTTGAGCAGCTCAACGCCGTCGTAGATGACTCCCTTTATGAGACCCTTCCTCTCGTTGTCAACCTCTACTGGAAAGGGCTCGTAGAACTCCCTCTTATCTGGGCTTCTGACCCTTATGTAGGCCAAAAAGCGTGGGTCTTTAAACATGTAGGGCTTAAACTCTACTGGGAACTTGAAAAGGCTTCTTATCTCATCAAAAAATTGGAACGAATCCCAGATGCGGTCTTCGATGTAAACCTTCATGCCCATCACTCAAGTTCCTTGAGCTTTTCCAGGGCAACCTCCGCTGCTCTCTTCCCGCTGAGGAGCATCCCTCCGAAGGTTGGTCCCATCCTTGGGAGACCGAAGACCGTGGAGACGGCCATTCCCGTGACTATAAGCCCAGGATAGACTTCGCTCGTGTGGTTTATCACGGCGTCTTCGCTCTCCTCTACCCACATTGAACCATGTCCTCTGGTCTTTATTAGTCCTTTTTCCTCAAGCTTCTTAGCAACAACAGCATCGTGTCCGGTGGCGTCTATAACTATCTTTGATTCGAGAGCTATTGGGTCAACACATGTTATCTGTCTTGGTAAAGCTGAGACAGGGGTCCAGTTAACTACAACACCTGCGACTCTCCTGTCTCTTATAACAACATCATCGAAGCTCGTCATGTTGAGGAACTTCACCCCAGCATCACAGGCAGCCGCGATGAGTTTGGAGCATGCATGCGGACCATCGGCAACGTAGAGACCCTCCCTGTACTTCTCATAGGGGACGCCGAGCTCGTCGAGTATTTCCTGGGCGGGTGCTCTCACAGTAATCTTGTTCATTAGGAAACCACCTATCCAGAAGCCACCGCCAAGGTAGTTGTTTCTCTCTATAACCAAGACCTTTTTGCCTACCTTTGCAAGCTCTTTTGCCGCCATTAGACCACTTGGTCCAGCGCCCACAACTATAACGTCCGACTCCGTGTATTCCTTCAGCATATGGTAGAAGGTGTCCACTATTGCTGAGGTCACATCCTTTTCACTAACCTTTGCCAGTATTTTTGCCGTCATGGTATCACCAAGTTATTGATTTCAATAACTTGATTTTAAACGTTGCTCATGCAGATTGAGAGTCTTTTTCGGCAGTTGCCACACATTTTGAAAAACCAATTTAACTTACTTTTCAATTTTGGCAACGATAAATCAGATAACCCTTTACAAATAAACAATCTAAGGAGGCAAGTAAATGATGTTCAAAAGTATTGACGCTTGGAGGTTTTTGCCCACGCCGGAGAAGCAGAATGGGTGTGACACGACGTGATGGGATTTGGCTACTTTGGAATCCTAGGAGCGATATTCATGCTTCTCTTTTGGATCGCAATAATAGTTGCCGTGGCGTTGCTCATTAAGTGGATAATCGAACAGGGCTCGAGCGGCACATCAAGAAATCGAGCACTTGAGATACTCGACGAGAAGTATGCGAGGGGAGAAATAAACGACGAAGAATATGAGAGAAGAAAGAGAAAGCTCTTAGAGAGTTAAGCAAACACCGCTTTGTACAGCCCGATTATTATGTCACCTACCTCACAGTACACATCCATATAGTGGGCTTCTAATTTTTGAAGATCTTTGAGCCTATTTCTTTTATGTCTTCCAGTGAAAATCCAAGATGGGTGTCCTTTAAGGTTTCTTTAAACTCCTCATGCTCATGTTTGAGGACATCGATTATTATTACCCTGCCATTTTCTGTTAAAACGCTTTTCATGCTCTTTAAGACTTCCTCAGGATTTAAAAAGTGATGGAAGGCTAAAGTCGATAAAACAACGTCAAACTCTCTTGGAGCATTTATGCCGCAGTGCTCATTGGCAATCTCGATGGATTCCCTGATTTTCTCGGCAACTCCCCAGATTGGGGTTATTCCCTTCTCATCAAGCCTCTTGAGCATGCCTGGGGTTATGTCCAGAGCATACACGTCCGCTTTGACTCCTCTCTCCACAAGCTTTCTCTTAATCCTTTCTGTGAAAAATCCAGACCCGGCGGCGACGTCCAGGAGCCTGATGCTTTCCTTGTTCAGCTTTAGGATTTCCTCGACTATCTCCTCAACTATCGTCTCTATGCACTCCTCACTGAGGTAGTCTCTTACGATGTCATCTCTTCGTGGTGCTTCTCTTTCAAAGTACTCTATCTGTTTTATAAGCTCATTAGCTGAGCCCTCATCGAACCCAAGCTTTTTTAAGAAGTCTCTGACATCATCAACGCTCAGTATAATCTTCTCACCGCCTCAAAGCCTCTCTCCAGGTCCTCAATTAGATCCTCAACATCTTCTATTCCAACTGAGACCCTGATAAGGGAGTCCTTTATGCCAACTTTCTCCCTCTCCTCTTTTGGAAGTGATGCATGGGTCATCAAAGCCGGGAGCTCGATTAGGGATTCCACCCCACCGAGGCTTTCAGCCAGCGCAAAGATTTCGAGGCTCTCCACGAATTTCACTGCCTCCTTCAGCCCCCCTTTGAGTTCGAATGAGAGCATTCCACCAAAGCCACGCATCTGCCTCTTTGCGAGTTCATGCTGTGGATGCGACGGTAAACCAGGATAGTAAACTTTCTCAACCAGCGGATGCTCTTCTAGATACTCTGCAATTCTCATAGCGTTTTTCTCGTGCCTCTCCATCCTGACGGCGAGTGTCTTAATCCCCCTCATAACGAGCCAAGAGTCAAAGGGTGACAAAATTGCACCCACTGCGTTCTGGTGGAACTTTAGCTTTTCATAAAGCTCATCGTCGTTTAGCATAACCGCTCCACCCACAACGTCGGAGTGCCCGCTGAGATACTTGGTAACACTATGGAGGACTATATCTGCACCTAAGTCAAGGGGATTCTGGAAGTATGGACTCGCAAATGTATTATCCACTACCACGATTATATTCCTCTCATGTGCAATCTCGGATATTGCCTTAATGTCAGCCAGCTTTAAGAGGGGATTTGTGGGAGTTTCGAGCCAGATCATCTTTGTGTTCTCTTTTATCGCCTTTCTAACGTTCTCAGGATCTCTTGCGTCCACGTAGGTGAAATCAATCCCAAAGCGCTCCATAACTTGATTGAACAGCCTCTTGGTTCCGCCATAGAGATCGTCAAAAGCAACCACGTGGTCTCCTTTTTTGAGCAGAGCCAAGAGTATTGTTGACTCAGCCGCCAACCCCGAGGAAAATGCTAACCCATACTTGGCGTTTTCAAGTGCCGCCAGCTTTTTCTCAAGGCTGTCCCTTGTGGGATTGCCGGTCCTTGAGTAAACGTAGCCCTTCTCAACTTCCCTCACGCTCTTCTTTGCAAAAGTTGTCGAGAGGTGAATCGGAGAGACAACATCTCCGTACTGCATTTCTCTTGGATTTTCGCCAACGTGAATAGCTTTAGTTGAGAACCTCATCTCAATCCCTCCAGAATTTTTTCATCATATATTTCAAAGCCGTTCTCAAGAAGCCAGTTATCGTTGAAAATTTTCGTCAGATAGTTCCTCCCAGTGTCCGGGAATATTATGACGACTTTCTTTCCTTCTATCCCATTCTCCTTGAGGTACTTTATTGCCCCATAAAGGGCCGCCCCCGAAGAGCCTCCCGCAAGTATTCCTTCCCTTTTTGCCAGAAGACGCGTCATTGCAAAAGCCTCCTGGTCGTTGACGACAACTATGTCATCAATCAAGCTCAAGTCAACGATCTCCGGGAGCAAATCCTCCCCAATTCCTTCAACTAAGTAGGGATGGGCTTTTTTAAGGGCCTCTTCCAGTCTCATTCCTTTCTTTATAAGGTGGTATATCGAGCCAACCGGATCAACGCCTACTATCTTAACGTCTCTCTTCTTCTTTAGATAGCGTCCAATTCCCGTTATCGTCCCTCCAGTACCTATTCCGGCAAAAAGGTAGTCCAAATCTCCCCCAGTCTGCTCCCAGATTTCTTTAGCTGTTGTTTCATAGTGGGCTATTGGGTTGTATCTGTTGAAATACTGGTTGGGGATGTAAGCATAGGGTGTTTCCTCAACTTCCTCTTCAAGAATGGCCTTTAACTCCTCAAGCCTTCCCTCATCAACGAGCCTCTGCACATAGTCGACTATCTCCTTAAGTTCCCCCCTGCTCACTGGCTTTTTCTTTTTCCAGATTAAGTTCCTCACGACCTCAGCGACTTTGTAGTACGAATTGGGGTCACTTGGAGCAACGGCTGTTGGGGTTCTGATTACAAAGGCGCCTAGGGCTTTGAGGAGGAGCTCCTTCTCCGGGCTCATTTTAGTCGGCATCGTGAACACTGTTTTGTACCCCTCGACCGCCGCAACTAACGCCAAACCGACTCCCGTGTTCCCGGAGGTAGGTTCAATTATAACGGCTCCTTCAGCTATCTTTCCCTCTTTTTTAGCACCTTCGATCATGTACTTGGCTATCCTGTCCTTTATGCTGCCGCCGGGGTTAAAGAACTCTACTTTGGCGTAGAGCTCATTTTTGACATTAAAGTAGCTCTCTATTCTCTTGAGCCTTACCAATGGTGTCCTTCCGATAGTTTGTGTTATATTATCGTAGATACCCATTTTTGTGTAATTTCCTGCCATCTGGCGCCTCACCTACTCAAAAGTGAGTAAAAATGTGCATATATATCTTTCGATTACGGCAAAATCCCTCCGAAAATGTAGCCGATCAGAATAAGTTTGAATGCCGTATAACTGTACTTTTTTGCTCACTCCACACTATCACGTAGTTTCTTTCGTGGCAATTATTAGCCTCACAATGTCAAAGAATATATTTTCAACCCTCTCTATCTTGAAACCCGCCTTTTCAATGTTCTTTTGAGTTTCCCTACCATTGAAGTGCCTACCAGTGCCTTTGTCCTCGGATCAATCAAGTAAAGCGGGATGTTCAATAGCCTTGACTCGCTCTTCATGTGCTCCAAGAATATCGCCTTTCCTCCAGGTTTTAAGACTCTATACGCTTCCCTTAGGCCCTTCAGTGGGTCTGGAACTGTGCAGAACACGAAGGTGCTTAAGATGGTATCAAAAGTGTTGTCCTCAAACTCCAAATTTTGAACATCCATTAAGAGGAGCTTAACGTTATCTAAACCAAGCTTTCTCCTTCTCCTTTCAGCTCTTTCGAGCATTCCTTTGCTGATGTCTATGCCGATTACTTCAACACCCGCAGGATAATAAGGGAGATTCTTACCTGTTCCAACACCGATCTCAAGAACTTTGCCCTTAACTAAGCTCAATGCTTTTTGCCTGTACTTTGAGAAAGCCCATGTCTCCATTGGAATCTCGAAGATGTCGTAAATTTTTGAAAATCTGTCATATTTTCTGGCGGTGCTATCCATCCCCCTCACATTTTGCAGTCCTGGAGGGTATTCAATTAGGTTTATCCTTGCATTCTGGCAAATTTACTCATAACAAGTTTTCACATTGCCAATAATAAGCCTATTAGCATTTGCTCCAATCACATCATGAAAACACCAAAAAGGTGATGCAAATGGAGTGGAAATCCGTGTTGATGGGACTTATAATTGGGGTGCTCATAGCGGTTCCCTATAGTCTGGCGCACTCGGGAGTCTTTGAGAGGGAAGACAAGAACCCCTGGAGGGGCTTTGGACTAATGACAGGCATGGGGCACGGAATGGGCATGCACATGGGCATGATGAACGAGGGCATGCACGAGGAGATGGAGCGATACATGGAGAACGGAAACTTCACGGAAATTCATGAGGAAATGGAAGAGGATATGGAGGCAACAATGGAAAAGTACATGGGAGAGGGCTGGAAAGAAATGCACGAATACTGTGAAAGGATGATTGGAATTGAGGACGAGTGAATACCGCCTTTATACTTGGAGGTCGATGGCATGAAAAAAGCTTTATTTTTTGCGGGCCTGCTCCTTTTCCTGTTCTCTATGCTATATTACTTTTCAACGGCTCCCAAAACGGGCGACATCTTCGTAGGCCATCTTGTGGAAGGCAGGGCTATCAGCATTGAGAACGCCGCTGTTTTAGCAGATATGGACTGCGTGCCCAACGAGGAACACACAATGCTCACGTGCACCGCGGTGATAGACGCCAACGGGGACATCTTAAAGGTCCGCTACACTCATCCAATTGAAGTCCCCTGCCTTTCGAAGGGAGACCGGGTGGATGTTTTGCCGCTTGATAACTCAACGGTAAAAATTGTAAGAAAAGGCCCACCTTCAATGAAGCATTGAGGTGAAGAGCAGTGAAAAGAAAGCTGTTCTGGATAACTCTTGTGCTTTTACTCTGGTTTTCTCCTCAAACGCATATGCACTGGAACTTAAAGAGTTTGATACCAAGGAGATCATGCTTCCAATTATCGTTTTTGGTCTGTTAAACTCTCTTCGACCTGTAGTGTTCCTGATGATTGTGTTTTTGCTGTCTATGATAGCTATTATTGATGAGCGAAAGATCCTGAGGATAGGTCTTTCTTTTACTGCTGGTGTCTTTATTGGATATCTCATCATCGGACTAGGGCTGATTATGCTCCACCGAAGCTTTGGATTTTTAAGCTACGTTGTGGTAGCATTCAGCCTACTTGTAGGCTTTTACAAGATTTTCAAGTCTTTTGGACTAATGGACATAACTCTCCAAAGTCCGCTAAGGGAGAAAAGCAATAA belongs to Pyrococcus yayanosii CH1 and includes:
- a CDS encoding DUF6775 family putative metallopeptidase, with protein sequence MGMKVYIEDRIWDSFQFFDEIRSLFKFPVEFKPYMFKDPRFLAYIRVRSPDKREFYEPFPVEVDNERKGLIKGVIYDGVELLKHFCLDVDVSKPTVLITDRLIATFDEDGRYHLRMIVMGPAAIISLKGILYAPAKPPQYYIKLSFGFEDVIDIDVGKVLKMLLLQFYAYFKHEEVFCEDNKCMLHNCHTTEEIKRVKGLCERHGKMLEDCLTSSPP
- a CDS encoding SHOCT domain-containing protein, producing the protein MGFGYFGILGAIFMLLFWIAIIVAVALLIKWIIEQGSSGTSRNRALEILDEKYARGEINDEEYERRKRKLLES
- a CDS encoding class I SAM-dependent methyltransferase; this encodes MILSVDDVRDFLKKLGFDEGSANELIKQIEYFEREAPRRDDIVRDYLSEECIETIVEEIVEEILKLNKESIRLLDVAAGSGFFTERIKRKLVERGVKADVYALDITPGMLKRLDEKGITPIWGVAEKIRESIEIANEHCGINAPREFDVVLSTLAFHHFLNPEEVLKSMKSVLTENGRVIIIDVLKHEHEEFKETLKDTHLGFSLEDIKEIGSKIFKN
- a CDS encoding N-acetyltransferase; its protein translation is MALDVEKDNEIAIAVYKKLGYSIEREHGVELEGKTYRFYRMVKSIIHNK
- a CDS encoding cystathionine gamma-synthase, producing the protein MRFSTKAIHVGENPREMQYGDVVSPIHLSTTFAKKSVREVEKGYVYSRTGNPTRDSLEKKLAALENAKYGLAFSSGLAAESTILLALLKKGDHVVAFDDLYGGTKRLFNQVMERFGIDFTYVDARDPENVRKAIKENTKMIWLETPTNPLLKLADIKAISEIAHERNIIVVVDNTFASPYFQNPLDLGADIVLHSVTKYLSGHSDVVGGAVMLNDDELYEKLKFHQNAVGAILSPFDSWLVMRGIKTLAVRMERHEKNAMRIAEYLEEHPLVEKVYYPGLPSHPQHELAKRQMRGFGGMLSFELKGGLKEAVKFVESLEIFALAESLGGVESLIELPALMTHASLPKEEREKVGIKDSLIRVSVGIEDVEDLIEDLERGFEAVRRLY
- a CDS encoding PLP-dependent cysteine synthase family protein is translated as MAGNYTKMGIYDNITQTIGRTPLVRLKRIESYFNVKNELYAKVEFFNPGGSIKDRIAKYMIEGAKKEGKIAEGAVIIEPTSGNTGVGLALVAAVEGYKTVFTMPTKMSPEKELLLKALGAFVIRTPTAVAPSDPNSYYKVAEVVRNLIWKKKKPVSRGELKEIVDYVQRLVDEGRLEELKAILEEEVEETPYAYIPNQYFNRYNPIAHYETTAKEIWEQTGGDLDYLFAGIGTGGTITGIGRYLKKKRDVKIVGVDPVGSIYHLIKKGMRLEEALKKAHPYLVEGIGEDLLPEIVDLSLIDDIVVVNDQEAFAMTRLLAKREGILAGGSSGAALYGAIKYLKENGIEGKKVVIIFPDTGRNYLTKIFNDNWLLENGFEIYDEKILEGLR
- a CDS encoding sulfide-dependent adenosine diphosphate thiazole synthase, whose product is MTAKILAKVSEKDVTSAIVDTFYHMLKEYTESDVIVVGAGPSGLMAAKELAKVGKKVLVIERNNYLGGGFWIGGFLMNKITVRAPAQEILDELGVPYEKYREGLYVADGPHACSKLIAAACDAGVKFLNMTSFDDVVIRDRRVAGVVVNWTPVSALPRQITCVDPIALESKIVIDATGHDAVVAKKLEEKGLIKTRGHGSMWVEESEDAVINHTSEVYPGLIVTGMAVSTVFGLPRMGPTFGGMLLSGKRAAEVALEKLKELE